Genomic DNA from Verrucomicrobiia bacterium:
AAGGGGTGGAGGGGGCTTTTGTAAATCTGGACGCGCATCATGCCACGGTACGGTGGACGGCTGCCGCGCCTCAAGACACAACGGCGCTGGTTCAAGCAGTCCAGCAGGAGGGTTATGGGGCAACTATCGTCGAGCACGCCCAACCGGAGCACAAGCATGAGCACCTTGCGGGATGGCGGCTGAATATCTGGTTGGGTGTTCCCATCACGGTTTTTTTGGTTCTGGGCGAATGGGTATTTGGCTTAGGGCTGGCACGGTGGTTTCAATGGATGTCCTTCGCGCTGTCAGGAGTGGTCCAGGTTTTTGCCGGCGCCCGTTTTTATCGCGGAGCTTGGACGCAACTCAAGGCAGGCAACTCGAACATGGACACGCTGGTAGCGCTGGGCTCGACGACCGCGTTCGCCTACAGCGCCTGGGCCTTGCGGAGCGGCCAGGTGGTTCATATTTATTTCATGGAAGCAGCGGCGATTATTACCCTCATCAGCGTGGGACATTGGGTAGAATCCCGGGTCAGCGTGCGCGCATCGAGCGCTTTGCGCAACTTGCTGGACCTGGCGCCCGCGATGGCCCGGCGCAGGAACAGCGATGGCGCCGAGACCGAGGTCCCGGTGGGCGCGCTTGCACAGGGGGATTTAATCGCTTTGCGTCCAGGCGACCGGGTGCCTGTGGACGGCTTGGTGTTGGAAGGCCATTCGGCGGTGGATGAATCGATGCTGACGGGTGAATCGGCAGCGGTGGATAAGAAGCCGGGGGCTGAGCTCTACACCGGCACCGTGAACCTGAACGGGCGCCTGCTGATGCGCGTGAACGCCACCGGCGAGCAGACGGCCCTGGCGCACATCATCGCCGCGGTTCAACGGGCACAGAATAGCCGCGCCAATATTCAGCGGTTGGGGGATCGGGTCAGCAGCGTGTTCGTGCCGATAGTTGTTCTCATTGCTTTGGCTGCCGGGCTTTGGTGGGGCTTGGCGCCCCAATCAGCAACCCTGGCTCATCAATGGCTCGCTCAGTTCCTCTGGCACGCTCCGCTGCCGGTTGGCCCTCTGGCTGCCGGCTTCATCAGCGCCGCGGCGGTCCTGATTATCGCCTGCCCCTGCGCCATGGGCTTGGCCACTCCCGCCGCCATTATGGCAGGCTCCAATGCCGCCGCACAACGCGGGATTCTCATCCGCGACGGCGTCGCCCTCGAAAAGGCCGGCCAGGTGACCGCTGTGGTTTTCGATAAAACCGGCACGCTGACATTAGGCAAGCCGGCTTTGGCACAGTCCTGGGAACCGCCAGTCCAGGAGAGCCAACCCTCAGCCAATCCAGCGGGGCTGTCCGGAAACAGCCGCGCTTGGGCCGCTGCACTGGCCCGGCACTCGACACATCCCATCAGCCGGGTGCTGGCAGAAGCTTCTTCAGCGAACATGGATTTGAGCGATTGGCAGGAAATTCAGGGCGCCGGTGTCCAGGGGCGGTTCGTCAATAGCATCGATCGGGCCGCATCGGCCCCTCTGGCTCGCTTAGGTTCGTTGGCCTGGTTGGCTGAATCAGGCGTGGACCTCGAACCCGGAAGGAGTTTTGTCCAGGAATGGTCCAGCCAGGGGGCGACAATAGCAGGTCTGGCTTTGGGAGGCTCTTTGGCCGGCCTGTTTGCAGTGCGTGATAGACTCAAACCCGGCGCGCGTGAAGTGATTGAGCGACTCGATGCTGAAGGGTTCAAAACGTATCTCGTTACTGGCGATAATGCCCTGACCGCATCGAGTATTGCCCAAGAGGCCGGCATTCGACCTGAGCATGTTTTTGCCCAGGTCCGCCCCGAGCGTAAGGGTGAATTAGTGGCGCGCCTGCAGAAGCAGGGCGAGCGGGTGGCGTTTGTGGGGGATGGCATCAACGATGCCCCTGCCCTCGAACAGGCAGACCTCGGCATAGCCGTTAGCCGCGCCAGTGATATTGCCCGTGAAGCGGCGGATATTATCCTCCTGAAATCGGAAATCGAGGCAGTCCCGGAAAGCCTTGGTTTGGCCCGGGCCACCTTGAGGACGATAAAGCAGAATCTGTTCTGGGCCTTCTTTTACAATGCCGTTGGCATTCCCCTGGCCGCGCTAGGTTTCTTGAGTCCGATTTTGTGCGCTGCCGCGATGGGCATGTCCGACCTGGTGGTGATAGGGAATGCGTTACGGCTCAGGGGATGGCGGTTGCGAAACCGGTAGCCGCCCAAGAGCAATTCGATACTGTATTTCAGGCCTGCCAAATCATGTCGGCAACCGTCTTGCCGGCTGGGATGAAAGGCAGCACGTGCTCGGTGTACGGCACCACGATGTCAAGCACGTAGGGTTCCTCGGCATCGAGCATCCGCTGCAAGGCCGGGCGCAAGTCCTTCCGGTACACCACCCGCTCACATTTGACGTTGAAACTGTTGCACACCGCGACGTAATCGGGGTAAATCTGCTGGCGGTTGTCCGGGTCCCCAAGGTAAGTGTGGCCGCGGTTGCCTTTATAGAATTTATCCTCCCACTGCATCACCATGCCCAGGTGCTGGTTATTCAGGATAATTGCCTTGGCAGCGATCTTTTCAATGTGCGCTGTGGCCAACTCCTGCACGTTCATCAGGAACGAGCCGTCGCCGTCGATATCAACGACCTGCCGGTTTGGGCAAGCCACCTTTGCGCCCAGGGCGGCGGGGTAGCCGTAGCCCATGGCGCCCAGCCCGGCGCTGGTCAAAAGCTGGCGGGGTGATTTGAATTTATAGAATTGGGCGGCCCACATCTGGTGCTGGCCGACGCCGGTAGTGATAATCGCCTCGCCATGGGTCAGCTCATACAGGGCCTCGATGGCCATTTGCGGGAGGATAACCTCTTTCTCGCGCCCCTTGAGGTGGTCGCGCATGTGCTGCGACTTCATCACTTCGTCGCTCACCACGTAGCCAAAAGGGGCCTTGGCTTTCCAGGACTCGAGCTGCTTGTGCCAGGCGGTGAACTTCTTCTCGATCGGGCGTTCAGTAACCATCTGGAGCAGCCGTCCAAGGGCGCACTTCACGTCGCTGACGATCGGCAGATTGGCCGGTTTGTTCT
This window encodes:
- a CDS encoding cation-translocating P-type ATPase yields the protein MPTEPLIPLNETQLKQPGPGPVTELEITGMTCGNCARHVAQAIEGVKGVEGAFVNLDAHHATVRWTAAAPQDTTALVQAVQQEGYGATIVEHAQPEHKHEHLAGWRLNIWLGVPITVFLVLGEWVFGLGLARWFQWMSFALSGVVQVFAGARFYRGAWTQLKAGNSNMDTLVALGSTTAFAYSAWALRSGQVVHIYFMEAAAIITLISVGHWVESRVSVRASSALRNLLDLAPAMARRRNSDGAETEVPVGALAQGDLIALRPGDRVPVDGLVLEGHSAVDESMLTGESAAVDKKPGAELYTGTVNLNGRLLMRVNATGEQTALAHIIAAVQRAQNSRANIQRLGDRVSSVFVPIVVLIALAAGLWWGLAPQSATLAHQWLAQFLWHAPLPVGPLAAGFISAAAVLIIACPCAMGLATPAAIMAGSNAAAQRGILIRDGVALEKAGQVTAVVFDKTGTLTLGKPALAQSWEPPVQESQPSANPAGLSGNSRAWAAALARHSTHPISRVLAEASSANMDLSDWQEIQGAGVQGRFVNSIDRAASAPLARLGSLAWLAESGVDLEPGRSFVQEWSSQGATIAGLALGGSLAGLFAVRDRLKPGAREVIERLDAEGFKTYLVTGDNALTASSIAQEAGIRPEHVFAQVRPERKGELVARLQKQGERVAFVGDGINDAPALEQADLGIAVSRASDIAREAADIILLKSEIEAVPESLGLARATLRTIKQNLFWAFFYNAVGIPLAALGFLSPILCAAAMGMSDLVVIGNALRLRGWRLRNR